In a genomic window of Phycisphaerae bacterium:
- a CDS encoding citrate synthase codes for MNKTATLIIDGKSYELPVVIGTENEVGIDISRLRSMTGCITLDDSYANTGSCLSSITFIDGEKGILRYRGYPIEELAEKSSFVEVAYLLIFGELPTSRQLAEFRSLLMEHEFIHEDLRNHFEGFPPSAHPMAILSAMMNAMGCYQPDLLQPEDDTHFIDAAARIMSKVRTIAAASYKKSIGHPMMYPRPDLPYVPNFLHMMFSKPNAPYEPSPEIIAALNLLLIMHADHEQNCSTSTVRMVGSSLANLYASVAAGICALWGRLHGGANQAVVQMLLGIQQSGEDLKSYIAKVKEKKSNIRLMGFGHRVYKNFDPRSRIIKSACDRVLAQLGIRDPLLDIAKQLEEIALSDPYFLERKLYPNVDFYSGIILRAIGIPVDMFPVMFAIGRMPGWIAHWREVHLSPNPRIYRPRQIYVGPPLRHYVPMEQRQ; via the coding sequence ATGAACAAGACCGCAACCCTGATTATCGACGGCAAGTCGTACGAGTTGCCCGTTGTGATCGGCACAGAGAACGAAGTGGGCATCGACATCAGCCGACTCCGATCGATGACCGGCTGCATCACGCTTGACGACAGCTACGCCAACACCGGATCGTGCCTGAGCAGCATCACCTTCATCGACGGCGAGAAAGGCATTCTTCGATATCGAGGCTACCCGATCGAGGAACTCGCCGAAAAGTCGAGTTTCGTCGAGGTCGCCTACCTGCTCATTTTCGGCGAGCTGCCCACCTCCAGACAGTTGGCCGAATTCCGCTCCCTGCTGATGGAGCACGAGTTCATCCATGAAGACCTCCGCAATCATTTCGAGGGCTTCCCCCCCAGCGCCCACCCGATGGCCATCCTCTCGGCAATGATGAACGCCATGGGCTGCTACCAGCCCGACCTCCTGCAACCCGAGGATGACACCCACTTCATCGACGCCGCAGCCCGCATCATGAGCAAGGTGCGCACCATCGCCGCGGCCAGCTACAAGAAGTCCATCGGCCATCCGATGATGTACCCCAGGCCGGATCTGCCCTATGTGCCCAATTTTCTGCACATGATGTTCAGCAAGCCCAACGCCCCCTACGAACCCTCCCCGGAGATCATTGCGGCATTGAACCTGCTCTTGATCATGCATGCCGACCACGAACAGAACTGCTCCACCTCAACCGTCCGGATGGTCGGTTCGAGCCTGGCCAATCTCTACGCCTCCGTGGCCGCGGGCATCTGTGCCCTCTGGGGCCGGCTGCACGGCGGGGCGAACCAGGCCGTCGTGCAGATGCTGCTCGGCATTCAACAGAGCGGCGAGGACCTCAAGTCATACATCGCCAAGGTCAAGGAGAAGAAGTCCAACATCCGCCTCATGGGCTTCGGACACCGCGTGTACAAGAACTTCGACCCGAGATCCAGGATCATCAAGAGCGCCTGCGACAGAGTTCTGGCCCAACTGGGTATTCGCGACCCCCTGCTGGATATCGCCAAGCAGCTCGAGGAAATCGCACTGAGCGATCCTTACTTCCTCGAACGTAAGCTCTATCCGAACGTCGACTTCTACAGCGGCATCATCCTGCGGGCCATCGGCATCCCGGTGGACATGTTCCCCGTCATGTTCGCCATCGGTCGCATGCCCGGCTGGATCGCCCATTGGCGTGAGGTCCACCTGAGTCCGAACCCGCGCATCTATCGCCCGCGGCAGATCTATGTCGGCCCGCCGCTGCGGCACTACGTACCGATGGAGCAACGACAATAG
- a CDS encoding SDR family oxidoreductase: MSELQGRVAIISGGLGDIGRACAVELARRGADIAVGDRDDGGRAEPLRAEISRLGRRFHFAIVDVSDAEAVRSWVGLVEKELSPPTIAVPNAAIVEMASMADLTPAIWQRHLDVNLTGAFNLAHAVAQRLVELRQTGRIVFIGSWAGHTAHAHIPAYCVAKAGLRMVCRCMALEYARHGILVNEVAPGVVNAGLSRSLFDKDRALTRRTAASIPTGELMQPEEVALHVAHLCDPRSRNVTGSVLLCDGGLSLVTATAKQE, translated from the coding sequence ATGTCCGAGTTGCAGGGGCGGGTGGCCATTATCAGCGGCGGTCTGGGTGATATCGGCCGGGCCTGCGCGGTGGAGTTGGCACGGCGGGGAGCGGATATCGCCGTGGGTGACCGCGACGACGGCGGACGGGCCGAGCCTTTACGGGCGGAGATTTCGCGGCTTGGCCGGCGTTTTCATTTTGCCATTGTAGACGTGTCGGATGCGGAGGCTGTCCGGAGCTGGGTTGGCTTGGTTGAGAAAGAACTGAGCCCGCCGACGATTGCCGTGCCCAACGCGGCGATCGTTGAGATGGCGTCGATGGCGGATCTGACCCCGGCGATCTGGCAGCGACACCTGGACGTCAACCTGACCGGCGCCTTTAACCTGGCTCACGCCGTCGCCCAACGCCTGGTCGAGTTGAGGCAGACCGGACGCATCGTATTCATCGGCAGTTGGGCGGGCCACACTGCTCATGCTCACATTCCTGCATATTGTGTGGCCAAGGCCGGCCTGCGAATGGTGTGCAGATGCATGGCCCTCGAATACGCCCGCCATGGAATCCTGGTGAACGAGGTTGCTCCCGGGGTGGTAAACGCGGGCCTGTCGCGCAGCCTCTTTGACAAGGATCGGGCGTTAACGCGCCGCACGGCCGCCAGTATTCCCACCGGTGAGCTGATGCAACCCGAGGAAGTCGCCTTGCACGTTGCCCACCTATGCGACCCGCGCAGCCGCAACGTGACGGGCAGCGTCCTGCTTTGCGACGGCGGTCTTTCGCTCGTCACCGCGACCGCCAAGCAGGAGTAG